A single Chlamydia suis DNA region contains:
- the brnQ gene encoding branched-chain amino acid transport system II carrier protein, whose protein sequence is MHKKTQSHSHKGLSVWSIGGSIFAMFFGAGNVVFPLALGHHFYHHTSYACFGMILTAVLTPLLGLFAMMLYSGDYRSFFSSVGRMPGMIIMVAILCIIGPFGGIPRTIAVSYDTLTSLGDKSSSLFPSLPWFSLVFCVLVYLFVCKLSKLIQWLGSVFFPIMLATLAWLIIKGLLLTAHAPSLDNIPFSKQQAFVAGLTEGFNTMDLLAAFFFCSIVLVSIQQFIVQQNHASSEEKPLEFHHINKAEKYKLVMSFLLAAALLSLVYLGFAFCAARHAGALLDVQRGQILGKISALVVGPNSFLTGTSVFLACLTTAIAATGIFADFIARVVSSQKMSYSNALIITLVPTYLVSILSFENISKILIPILEVSYPALIALTCGVIAKKLWNFQQIKTLFYLVFALTVLYKLSI, encoded by the coding sequence ATGCATAAGAAAACACAATCACATTCTCACAAAGGACTTTCCGTTTGGTCTATAGGGGGATCTATTTTTGCTATGTTCTTCGGAGCTGGCAACGTCGTCTTCCCTCTAGCCTTGGGACACCATTTCTACCATCATACCTCTTACGCCTGTTTTGGTATGATACTGACAGCCGTGCTCACCCCTCTATTAGGGCTGTTTGCTATGATGCTGTACTCCGGAGATTACCGTTCTTTCTTTTCTTCCGTTGGTAGAATGCCTGGCATGATTATAATGGTTGCTATTCTATGCATCATTGGCCCTTTTGGAGGAATCCCTAGAACAATTGCTGTATCTTACGATACATTAACCTCGTTAGGCGACAAATCATCTTCGTTATTCCCGTCTTTGCCTTGGTTCAGTTTAGTATTTTGTGTGCTTGTCTACCTTTTTGTCTGCAAGCTCAGTAAACTGATTCAATGGTTAGGATCCGTTTTTTTCCCGATTATGCTCGCCACTCTAGCCTGGCTAATTATCAAAGGGTTATTACTAACGGCTCACGCGCCATCCTTAGACAACATACCTTTCTCTAAGCAACAGGCTTTTGTCGCAGGTCTAACGGAAGGGTTTAATACCATGGACTTGTTAGCGGCTTTTTTCTTCTGTTCCATAGTTCTCGTGTCCATTCAGCAGTTTATTGTGCAGCAAAACCACGCTTCCTCAGAAGAAAAACCTTTGGAATTTCACCATATTAATAAAGCCGAGAAATACAAACTTGTTATGAGCTTTCTTTTAGCGGCAGCTCTTCTTAGCCTAGTCTACTTGGGATTTGCATTCTGCGCAGCACGTCATGCGGGAGCGCTTTTAGATGTCCAAAGAGGGCAAATTTTAGGAAAAATTTCGGCACTTGTTGTCGGCCCTAATAGTTTTTTAACAGGGACAAGCGTCTTTCTAGCCTGCTTGACCACAGCAATTGCAGCTACGGGGATTTTTGCAGATTTCATAGCAAGGGTAGTCTCGTCACAGAAAATGAGCTACTCTAATGCTTTGATTATTACGTTAGTGCCGACATACTTAGTGTCCATTCTCAGTTTTGAGAACATTAGCAAAATCCTTATTCCAATTTTAGAGGTAAGCTACCCGGCGCTAATAGCTTTAACTTGTGGAGTCATAGCGAAAAAACTTTGGAATTTCCAACAGATAAAGACTTTGTTTTATCTTGTTTTTGCGCTAACGGTACTCTATAAGCTGTCCATTTGA
- a CDS encoding DEAD/DEAH box helicase, which produces MILNSLSTFRHQATRFLQDNRESIAVSFSKNTYKITIPDEDSPDGEWISTLSFNEEERLSFAACSCPDGDCCEHLLIATLAAYDPKEGSLLHKKFEASFWWKLFCKLFLNKASLQAPGERFYTVESEHLTVSIQCLSAESLASWLPIIHASPEPQTLSGETFPQSALYRIARELFLFSQKGALLNIQENPQGFPSLFSFQWAGISLSIEILDVDTLKELFPLLELSQTSLCSDNSYLLQNVHVVPEEARIHFTKEYPPLPKSIREYQSTSLGPVEYFAGAHKCTANPKKCSLPIHIIPALDPSFREQLLSQLCYETEERPIHYAIHFFRDASLAFSAYLETPGDLAEGHIIYPGFCYIPNKGLLAVSGLLSPEPSFTIRADHIESFLDEYGALIKEPGFETFSNKSPTGSLSYSVTEQGVLLFHYDTGNSADVELRFGKWTYYSRQGFFLNSRLDFALQDGLTIEAPQVADFIHQHEVALKSIPNFFAPQPPLKAIRFEVLKEKKGSGIYLNPIFEGLEEESCRLFGQFLYRENVGFSLLPASLQMVCQIPSEIPANQVAEFLQQFSKDDRMLFPDPQLALPEHVELNILAIRRPHPSSPLHLKLELKTNIGSVPLSSVLQALKGKKEFLFSKAGFLNLDNCLFVFLKQFLSSQRYDIQESTLITMVTDIFKLDALAPLVTDPNIEASEEDLAYFSQLKSACLPPIPKNLFSTDHQLRPYQNSGLLWLWFLYNHRLSGLLCDEMGLGKTHQATALLDIVAQTAKEPKFLVVCPTSVLPHWEHILASHLPKASLFSFHGPHKPKTLPNSDIIITSYGTLRQNYALFYKVPFTTAVFDEIHIAKNKSSQIHKILCRLDAQMKLGLTGTPVENNLIEFKGLLDIILPNYLPSDGLFKRLFAQKNTSETDDEVVSSKDLLLKLTRPFILRRTKKLVLPELPEKVESLIPCRLSPEQSQLYASTMKKEKCQIQQLETEDSSATVNYLHVFALLNQLKQICDHPAVYFKDPESYKKYDSGKWSAFVKLLNDSLTAGYKVVVFSQYIQMIRIISLYLEEHNIQYALVQGKSQNRKEEIDRFSNDPNCRVFIGSLLAAGTGINLTAGNVVIMYDRWWNPAKENQALDRVHRIGQKNTVFIYKLVTEDTLEEHIHYLIEKKMRLLNQVTTTQDANILHVLNREDLITILSYKDEHGLSDETPADETPETPDDS; this is translated from the coding sequence ATGATTCTAAATTCATTATCCACGTTTCGTCATCAGGCTACCCGCTTCTTACAAGATAACAGAGAATCTATAGCCGTTTCTTTTTCTAAAAACACCTATAAAATCACCATCCCAGATGAAGACTCTCCGGATGGGGAATGGATCAGCACCCTTTCCTTCAATGAAGAAGAACGCCTATCCTTTGCAGCATGCAGTTGTCCTGATGGCGACTGCTGTGAGCATCTTCTTATAGCAACTTTAGCAGCCTATGACCCTAAAGAAGGCTCTCTTCTTCATAAAAAATTTGAAGCTTCTTTTTGGTGGAAACTATTTTGCAAACTTTTCCTTAACAAAGCCTCTTTACAAGCTCCGGGAGAAAGATTTTATACTGTAGAATCTGAACATCTTACTGTATCCATTCAATGTCTTTCCGCAGAATCTCTTGCCTCTTGGCTGCCTATTATACACGCATCTCCAGAACCTCAAACACTCTCTGGAGAAACATTCCCCCAATCCGCTCTCTATCGGATTGCTCGAGAACTCTTTCTTTTTTCCCAGAAAGGCGCTCTTTTAAATATCCAAGAAAATCCCCAAGGATTTCCTTCATTATTCTCTTTTCAGTGGGCCGGGATCTCTTTGTCTATTGAAATCTTAGATGTAGATACTCTCAAAGAACTCTTCCCCTTACTAGAGCTGTCGCAGACTTCCCTATGTAGCGACAACTCATATTTGCTACAGAACGTGCATGTTGTCCCAGAAGAAGCTCGCATCCATTTTACTAAGGAATATCCACCTCTCCCTAAATCCATTAGAGAATACCAATCAACCTCATTGGGCCCCGTAGAGTATTTCGCAGGAGCACATAAATGCACTGCCAACCCCAAAAAATGCTCTCTTCCTATACACATCATTCCTGCATTGGATCCCTCGTTTAGAGAGCAGCTCCTCTCTCAGCTCTGTTACGAAACAGAAGAGCGTCCTATACATTATGCGATTCATTTCTTTAGAGATGCCTCTCTTGCCTTTTCCGCGTATCTCGAAACTCCCGGAGATCTGGCAGAAGGACATATTATCTATCCGGGATTCTGTTATATCCCGAATAAAGGCCTGCTTGCAGTGTCTGGGTTGTTATCCCCAGAACCTTCTTTCACCATACGTGCCGATCATATCGAATCTTTCTTAGATGAATATGGAGCACTCATTAAAGAACCTGGTTTTGAAACCTTTTCTAATAAATCCCCGACAGGGTCGTTATCTTATAGTGTGACGGAACAAGGTGTTCTTCTATTCCATTATGATACAGGGAACTCTGCTGACGTAGAACTACGTTTTGGGAAATGGACTTACTATTCAAGACAGGGGTTCTTTTTAAATAGCCGTTTGGACTTCGCTCTTCAAGATGGCTTGACCATAGAAGCTCCCCAAGTAGCTGATTTCATTCACCAACATGAGGTAGCTCTTAAATCCATCCCCAACTTCTTTGCTCCACAGCCGCCTCTCAAAGCCATCCGCTTTGAAGTGCTTAAAGAAAAAAAAGGCTCGGGAATCTACCTTAATCCAATTTTTGAAGGATTAGAAGAAGAATCCTGTCGTTTGTTCGGCCAATTTTTGTATCGAGAAAATGTGGGGTTCAGTTTGCTCCCCGCCTCTTTGCAAATGGTCTGTCAAATTCCCTCAGAGATTCCAGCTAACCAGGTAGCAGAATTTCTACAGCAGTTCTCGAAAGACGATCGCATGCTCTTCCCGGACCCTCAGCTCGCTCTTCCTGAACATGTTGAATTAAACATCCTTGCTATTAGAAGGCCTCATCCCTCCTCCCCTCTTCATCTTAAGTTGGAACTAAAAACTAATATTGGGTCCGTTCCTCTTAGCTCAGTGTTACAAGCCTTGAAAGGGAAAAAAGAATTCTTATTCAGTAAAGCGGGCTTTTTGAACCTCGACAATTGTTTGTTTGTTTTCCTTAAACAATTTCTCTCCTCTCAACGCTATGATATCCAAGAAAGCACCCTGATCACCATGGTGACGGATATTTTTAAATTAGATGCTTTAGCTCCTCTCGTAACAGATCCAAATATCGAGGCCTCAGAAGAGGATCTTGCGTATTTCTCTCAATTAAAATCCGCGTGTCTCCCTCCTATCCCTAAAAACTTATTTTCCACGGACCATCAACTTCGCCCCTATCAAAATAGCGGGCTTCTGTGGTTATGGTTCTTATATAACCACCGGTTATCTGGGCTTCTTTGCGACGAAATGGGGTTAGGGAAAACACACCAGGCAACAGCGTTACTCGATATCGTTGCGCAAACCGCTAAAGAACCCAAGTTTTTAGTCGTTTGCCCAACAAGCGTATTGCCTCATTGGGAGCACATCCTGGCTTCGCATCTACCTAAGGCCTCCCTCTTTTCTTTCCATGGCCCGCATAAACCTAAAACGCTTCCAAACAGCGATATTATCATTACTTCGTACGGAACCTTAAGGCAAAACTATGCTCTATTTTATAAAGTTCCGTTCACCACCGCTGTATTCGATGAAATTCATATAGCTAAGAACAAATCTAGCCAAATTCACAAAATTCTTTGCCGTTTAGACGCTCAGATGAAACTTGGGCTTACAGGGACTCCTGTAGAAAATAATCTCATTGAATTCAAAGGGCTTTTAGATATTATCCTGCCCAATTATCTTCCTTCCGACGGCCTATTCAAACGATTGTTTGCTCAAAAAAACACCTCCGAAACGGACGATGAAGTCGTCTCTTCTAAGGATTTACTACTTAAACTCACTCGCCCATTTATTTTGAGAAGAACAAAAAAACTCGTTCTCCCAGAACTCCCAGAAAAGGTCGAATCCTTAATTCCATGTCGACTTTCCCCAGAACAGTCTCAGCTGTATGCTTCGACCATGAAAAAAGAAAAATGCCAAATCCAACAGCTCGAAACAGAGGATTCTTCGGCAACGGTCAACTATCTTCATGTGTTTGCTCTTCTCAACCAGCTCAAACAAATCTGCGATCACCCTGCCGTGTATTTCAAAGATCCCGAATCTTACAAAAAGTATGATTCTGGAAAATGGTCTGCCTTTGTGAAATTACTCAACGACTCTTTGACAGCAGGATATAAAGTAGTTGTCTTCTCTCAGTATATCCAAATGATTCGCATCATCTCCTTGTACCTAGAAGAACACAATATTCAATATGCTTTGGTGCAAGGAAAATCCCAGAATAGAAAAGAAGAAATAGACCGCTTCTCCAATGATCCCAACTGTCGCGTCTTTATTGGCTCCCTTCTTGCAGCAGGAACAGGAATCAACCTTACCGCAGGGAATGTTGTGATTATGTACGACCGCTGGTGGAACCCAGCTAAGGAAAATCAAGCCTTAGACCGCGTGCACAGAATTGGCCAAAAAAACACCGTGTTTATTTATAAACTGGTCACTGAAGACACGTTGGAAGAGCATATCCATTATCTAATAGAAAAGAAAATGCGCTTACTCAATCAAGTAACGACAACTCAAGACGCCAATATTCTGCATGTTTTAAATCGCGAAGACTTAATTACTATTCTTTCGTATAAAGATGAGCACGGACTATCCGACGAGACTCCAGCCGACGAGACTCCAGAAACCCCTGACGATTCTTAG
- the lpdA gene encoding dihydrolipoyl dehydrogenase, which yields MNDAFDCVVIGAGPGGYVAAITAAQAGLKTALIEEREAGGTCLNRGCIPSKALLSAAEIVNQIRHANQFGIHVDNFSIDYPAMVQRKDSVVRSIRDGLNGLIRSNKITVFSGRGSLISSTEVKVLGETPSVIKARSIILATGSEPRAFPGIPFSPSSPRILCSTGVLNLKELPQKLAIIGGGVIGCEFASLFHTLGSKVTVIEASQQILALNNPDISKTMLDKFSRQGLRFILGASVSAIQDMGDRVRITINGNDEEYDYVLVSIGRRLNTDNIGLDKAGVICDERGVIPTDSTMRTNVPNIYAIGDITGQWQLAHVASHQGIVAARNIAGHRDEIDYSAVPSVIFTFPEVATVGLSPSAAQQQGIPVKITKFPFRAIGKAVAMGEADGFAAIISHETSQQVLGAYVIGPHASSLISEITLAVRNELTLPCIYETIHAHPTLAEIWAESALLAVDTPLHMPPTKK from the coding sequence ATGAATGACGCTTTCGACTGTGTAGTTATCGGAGCCGGCCCCGGAGGCTATGTTGCTGCAATTACTGCCGCTCAAGCAGGACTCAAAACTGCGTTAATCGAAGAGCGAGAAGCCGGAGGGACTTGTTTGAACCGGGGGTGCATTCCCTCCAAAGCGCTACTTTCAGCTGCAGAAATCGTAAACCAAATACGCCATGCTAACCAATTTGGTATTCATGTTGATAATTTCAGTATCGATTACCCTGCCATGGTGCAAAGAAAAGATTCTGTTGTTCGTAGTATCCGCGATGGGCTGAATGGCTTGATTCGTAGTAATAAAATCACTGTATTCTCTGGAAGAGGCTCTTTAATCTCTTCAACAGAAGTAAAAGTTTTAGGAGAAACCCCTTCTGTCATTAAAGCGCGCTCCATTATTCTAGCTACAGGATCGGAACCGAGAGCCTTTCCAGGAATTCCTTTTTCTCCATCCTCCCCACGCATCTTATGCTCAACAGGAGTTCTAAATCTGAAAGAACTTCCTCAAAAATTAGCTATTATCGGGGGAGGTGTTATCGGATGTGAATTCGCTTCCCTATTTCACACCTTAGGATCAAAGGTGACTGTTATCGAAGCTAGCCAACAAATTCTAGCCTTAAATAATCCTGATATTTCGAAAACTATGCTCGATAAGTTCTCTCGTCAAGGGCTTCGCTTCATACTAGGAGCTTCTGTATCAGCTATTCAGGATATGGGAGATCGCGTTCGCATCACGATTAATGGCAATGACGAAGAATATGATTACGTTCTTGTATCGATAGGGCGCCGCTTAAATACAGACAATATTGGATTAGACAAAGCTGGAGTCATTTGTGACGAACGTGGGGTTATCCCTACGGATTCTACGATGCGCACAAACGTTCCTAATATCTATGCTATCGGAGATATTACAGGACAATGGCAGCTTGCACATGTGGCCTCCCATCAAGGGATCGTTGCCGCTAGAAATATAGCTGGCCATAGAGATGAAATCGATTATTCTGCAGTCCCTTCTGTTATCTTCACTTTCCCGGAGGTAGCAACAGTAGGACTATCTCCATCCGCTGCCCAACAACAGGGGATCCCTGTCAAAATCACGAAATTCCCATTCCGAGCGATTGGAAAGGCGGTTGCTATGGGAGAGGCCGACGGATTCGCAGCGATTATCAGCCATGAAACCTCTCAACAAGTTCTAGGCGCTTATGTTATTGGCCCTCACGCCTCTTCTCTTATTTCCGAAATCACTCTAGCAGTCCGTAACGAGCTTACGCTTCCTTGCATTTATGAAACCATCCATGCGCATCCAACCTTAGCAGAAATTTGGGCTGAAAGCGCGTTACTAGCTGTTGATACCCCGTTACATATGCCCCCGACGAAAAAATGA
- the lipA gene encoding lipoyl synthase, with protein MNQLPPSDSSATKKSLPQRFPKWLRQKLPLGKVFARTDDNIKGTGLPTVCEEASCPNRTHCWSKRTATYLALGDACTRRCGFCDIDFTKKPLPPDPQEGEKIAASAKALGLKHVVITMVSRDDLADGGASALVQIITTLHRELPTATIEVLASDFEGNIPALHHLLDTHIAIYNHNVETVERLTPFVRHKATYRRSLMMLNQAAQYRPDLMIKSGIMVGLGEQEIEVKQTLQDLVDHGVRIVTIGQYLRPSRRHIPVKNYVSPETFEYYRSVGEALGLFVYAGPFVRSSFNADAVFEAMKQRENQAPALPAEETPS; from the coding sequence ATGAATCAGTTACCGCCTTCAGACTCCTCAGCGACAAAAAAATCTCTACCACAAAGGTTCCCTAAATGGTTGCGACAAAAACTACCATTAGGGAAAGTTTTTGCTCGCACGGATGATAACATAAAAGGTACCGGGCTTCCCACCGTCTGCGAGGAAGCCTCTTGTCCGAATCGCACTCACTGCTGGTCTAAACGTACCGCGACCTATCTTGCGTTAGGAGATGCATGCACTCGTCGCTGTGGTTTTTGCGACATTGATTTCACAAAAAAACCACTTCCTCCAGATCCTCAAGAAGGAGAGAAAATCGCCGCCTCTGCAAAAGCCTTAGGTCTAAAGCATGTTGTCATCACTATGGTTTCTCGGGATGATCTAGCGGATGGTGGAGCTAGTGCTCTTGTCCAAATTATTACTACCTTACACAGGGAATTGCCAACAGCGACTATTGAAGTTCTTGCCTCTGATTTTGAAGGGAATATTCCCGCTTTGCATCACCTCCTGGATACGCACATTGCTATCTATAACCATAATGTAGAAACCGTAGAACGGCTCACTCCATTTGTCCGTCATAAAGCAACGTACCGCCGGTCACTTATGATGTTAAACCAAGCAGCACAATATCGTCCGGACCTTATGATTAAATCCGGTATCATGGTGGGATTGGGAGAACAAGAAATCGAAGTCAAGCAAACCTTGCAGGATCTTGTGGACCATGGCGTTCGGATTGTTACCATAGGTCAATACCTTCGTCCTTCGCGAAGACATATTCCTGTAAAAAACTATGTTTCTCCAGAGACATTCGAGTATTATCGCTCGGTAGGCGAGGCTCTTGGTCTTTTTGTTTATGCAGGGCCATTCGTTCGTTCGAGCTTCAATGCAGACGCGGTTTTTGAAGCGATGAAGCAGCGAGAAAACCAAGCACCAGCACTACCAGCAGAAGAAACGCCCTCATAA
- the sctJ gene encoding type III secretion system inner membrane ring lipoprotein SctJ, with protein sequence MFRYTLFRSLFFIFALLCCSACDSRSIITHGLSGREANEIVVLLVSKGVSAQKVPQAASSTGGGASEQLWDISVPAAQITEALAILNQAGLPRMKGTSLLDLFAKQGLVPSEMQEKIRYQEGLSEQMATTIRKMDGIVDASVQISFSPEEDQLPLTASVYIKHRGVLDNPNSIMVSKIKRLVASAVPGLCPENVSVVSDRASYSDITINGPWGLSDEIDYVSVWGIILAKNSLTKFRLVFYFLILLLFVLSCGLLWVIWKTHTLIAALGGTKGFFNPAPYSQLAFTQNKPAAKENPAPSEGVGAQSAAEEAPKDNTEKQEESNEDA encoded by the coding sequence ATGTTTCGTTATACTCTTTTCCGATCCTTGTTTTTTATTTTTGCTCTTCTTTGTTGTTCGGCATGCGATAGCCGCTCTATAATTACGCATGGTCTTTCTGGACGAGAGGCCAACGAAATTGTCGTGCTCCTGGTCAGTAAGGGAGTCTCCGCACAAAAAGTGCCTCAAGCAGCCTCATCAACAGGGGGCGGGGCTTCGGAACAACTCTGGGATATCTCTGTCCCTGCAGCACAAATCACAGAAGCTCTTGCCATTTTAAACCAAGCAGGGCTTCCTCGCATGAAGGGGACCAGTCTACTCGATCTTTTTGCTAAGCAGGGACTAGTACCTTCTGAAATGCAAGAAAAAATCCGCTACCAAGAAGGTCTTTCTGAACAAATGGCAACGACCATAAGAAAGATGGATGGTATCGTCGATGCAAGCGTACAAATTTCCTTCTCTCCAGAAGAAGATCAGCTTCCCCTCACTGCTTCCGTTTATATCAAACACAGAGGCGTTTTAGATAATCCTAACAGCATTATGGTTTCTAAAATTAAACGTTTAGTAGCTAGTGCTGTTCCAGGCCTTTGTCCTGAGAATGTTTCTGTGGTAAGCGACCGCGCCTCTTACAGCGACATTACAATTAATGGCCCTTGGGGACTTTCAGATGAAATAGACTATGTCTCCGTATGGGGCATTATTCTTGCTAAAAATTCTCTCACTAAATTTCGGCTTGTTTTCTACTTCCTAATTCTTCTGCTCTTTGTTCTTTCTTGCGGACTTCTTTGGGTCATTTGGAAGACTCACACATTAATCGCAGCTCTAGGAGGAACAAAAGGATTCTTTAATCCTGCTCCTTATTCACAGCTAGCTTTCACACAGAATAAACCGGCAGCTAAAGAAAACCCTGCACCTTCGGAGGGAGTCGGAGCTCAGTCTGCAGCAGAAGAGGCTCCTAAAGACAACACAGAAAAACAAGAAGAGAGTAATGAGGACGCTTAA
- a CDS encoding HrpE/YscL family type III secretion apparatus protein, which produces MKFFSLIFKDQEVVPNKRVLSPDAYSAVLNAQELLEKTQEDCDAYTQNTREECAKLREEAKNQGFQEGSEAWSKQLAFLATETAAMREQIKSSLVPLAIASVKKIIGKELETKPETVVSIISESLKELTQNKRVIIHVNPQDLAIVEQHRPELKNLVEYADVLLLSPKASVTPGGCIIETETGIVNAQLDVQLAALEQAFSAILKQKKSTAAPTTDQPQSKEA; this is translated from the coding sequence ATGAAATTTTTCAGTTTGATATTCAAAGACCAAGAGGTCGTCCCTAATAAAAGAGTTCTCTCCCCAGATGCCTATTCTGCCGTATTGAATGCCCAAGAGCTTCTAGAAAAAACACAAGAAGACTGCGATGCTTATACACAGAATACTCGCGAAGAATGTGCAAAACTCCGAGAAGAAGCAAAGAATCAAGGGTTCCAAGAAGGAAGTGAAGCTTGGAGCAAGCAACTCGCATTTCTCGCTACAGAAACAGCAGCTATGCGAGAACAAATTAAAAGCTCTCTTGTTCCCTTAGCTATTGCTAGCGTGAAGAAAATCATTGGCAAGGAGTTGGAGACAAAACCTGAAACGGTGGTTTCTATTATTTCAGAATCCTTAAAAGAACTCACACAAAACAAACGGGTTATCATCCATGTCAATCCCCAGGATCTCGCCATCGTCGAACAACACCGCCCTGAGTTAAAAAACCTCGTAGAATACGCCGATGTTCTATTACTTTCTCCGAAAGCTAGTGTAACCCCTGGAGGGTGCATTATTGAAACCGAAACCGGTATCGTGAATGCTCAGCTTGATGTACAACTTGCTGCCTTGGAACAGGCTTTCTCCGCTATTCTCAAACAAAAGAAATCTACAGCAGCCCCAACCACAGATCAGCCTCAAAGCAAAGAAGCCTAG
- the sctR gene encoding type III secretion system export apparatus subunit SctR, producing MRSIFRIFFFLCMLSATYSFADSCSGTSCSMVQEASSCRHCFSAPQQEIPASPEPQEKAFRCPSYRPTVEAQDLLPPPGELSSGAFSETYPDLTTQAVLLLFLALSPFLVMLLTSYLKIIITLVLLRNALGVQQTPPSQVLNGIALILSIYVMFPTGMAMYNDAKKGIESNAIPRDLFSAEGAETVFVALNKSKEPLRSFLIKNTPKPQIQSFYKISQKTFPPELRQQLTPSDFVIIIPAFIMGQIKNAFEIGVLIYLPFFVIDLVTANVLVAMQMMMLSPLSISLPLKLLLVVMVDGWTLLLEGLMISFK from the coding sequence ATGCGATCGATTTTTCGAATTTTCTTCTTTCTATGCATGCTTAGTGCTACTTATAGTTTTGCCGATAGCTGTTCAGGCACCTCCTGTTCCATGGTGCAAGAGGCCTCTTCTTGCCGCCATTGCTTTTCTGCTCCACAGCAAGAAATCCCAGCCTCACCAGAACCCCAAGAAAAAGCATTTCGCTGTCCATCTTACAGACCAACCGTAGAGGCTCAAGATCTTCTTCCTCCTCCAGGAGAGCTTTCTTCAGGAGCTTTCTCAGAAACGTATCCAGATTTGACTACGCAAGCAGTCCTTTTGCTATTCCTTGCCTTGTCTCCTTTTCTGGTTATGCTGCTTACCTCCTATCTAAAAATTATCATCACGTTAGTCTTACTTAGAAACGCCTTAGGAGTACAACAGACTCCTCCCAGCCAGGTTCTCAACGGAATCGCTCTAATCCTCTCCATTTATGTCATGTTTCCTACCGGAATGGCTATGTACAATGATGCGAAAAAAGGGATTGAGTCCAATGCTATTCCTCGAGACCTTTTCTCTGCAGAGGGAGCAGAGACCGTGTTCGTTGCTTTAAATAAATCGAAAGAGCCGCTGCGTTCTTTTTTAATTAAAAATACCCCAAAACCCCAAATTCAAAGTTTTTATAAAATTTCACAAAAAACTTTCCCTCCAGAACTTCGCCAGCAATTGACTCCTTCGGATTTCGTCATCATCATCCCGGCTTTCATCATGGGGCAGATTAAGAATGCTTTTGAAATCGGGGTCTTGATTTACTTGCCTTTCTTTGTCATCGATTTAGTAACTGCAAATGTTCTCGTTGCTATGCAGATGATGATGCTTTCTCCTTTATCCATTTCTCTCCCCTTAAAACTTCTTCTTGTCGTTATGGTAGATGGATGGACATTGCTACTAGAAGGATTGATGATTAGTTTTAAATAA
- the cdsS gene encoding SctS family type III secretion system export apparatus subunit CdsS, giving the protein MLMLATSFKSILFEYSYEALLLILIISAPPIILASIVGIMVAIFQAATQIQEQTFAFAIKLVVIFGTLMITGGWLCSMILRFAAQIFQNFYKWK; this is encoded by the coding sequence ATGCTCATGCTCGCAACAAGTTTCAAATCGATACTGTTTGAATATTCATATGAAGCCCTCTTATTAATTCTAATCATTTCAGCTCCTCCCATCATTTTAGCTTCCATTGTGGGGATTATGGTGGCCATTTTCCAGGCGGCTACGCAAATTCAAGAGCAAACATTTGCCTTTGCCATTAAACTCGTCGTTATTTTTGGGACGCTCATGATCACGGGAGGATGGTTGTGTAGTATGATCTTGCGCTTCGCCGCCCAGATTTTTCAAAATTTTTACAAATGGAAGTAA